In Glycine soja cultivar W05 chromosome 10, ASM419377v2, whole genome shotgun sequence, the genomic stretch AGCTTGAATGTTTCTGGCAGTTCTAAAGCAAGAATGTTGATATTTGAATGTGACTACTTGTCAATAAGTCGCTTGAATGGACTTGCTGACCCGTAAGTAAAACGGAcaaccctttttttttccttacagATTGCAATGACTctcttattatcatttttttaaccttCAGATTCTTCTTAGAGATTACAGCAAAGGTTTTGATAGCCTCTAGAATTTCTTTCTTATTACTGAATTGCAGCCCTACCTCAAACTTtgcatcttcatcattttcaagcACCTTAAACCGAGGAAATTTGACTTTTGGATTAGCTTCAACATCACTTCAATATGGAGTATCTAACTCTTCAGAATGTCCATCTTCAtcaccaaaatcaaaatttgttgcAGCTGAAGTATTATGACCATACAAGTCTGCTTCATTAGTCTGATATATGGGTCAACCTGTCTGTGTAAATGTCTCAGGGTCATGGTATTCTGTCCAATCCCAATTTTCTTCAAAGTCACTATCTGAAACTTCACTATACTCACtactatcatcatcatcatcttcctcagCTTCAACATCATAACCTTGAACACTAGCCTCCCCTTCAGCATCAGCCTCCATCTCACCTTGAACACCAACCTCCCCTTCAGCCTACACCTGAACCTCCACCAAAGTCTATTCATGAACATGAACTTCAGCCTCCATCTGAGCTTGAACATTAGTCTCCCCTACAGGCTCCACCTGAACCTTCACCAAACCTTGTTCACCAACTTGAACCTCAACCTCCACCTGAACCTCAACCAAAGCCTGTTGATCAACTTGCCCCTCAGCCATAATTTCACCCTCCACCACTGCTTTAACTTCACCCTCCGCCACAGCTTCAACCCGAGCCTCCACTCCATCAATTACAACAACGTCGTCATCCTCAACATCATTCAACTTTTTTGAGGATGCGTCAATCACCCTCTGCTCAGTGCTTTTATGGGGTCCTTATACCATAAGCACATGAATGATTTTTACCCAAGAGAGTTAATCTTCTTCTTGAAGTCAATATAAGACATAGTATCCACATCCCAACCCCATTCTTCTTCTTCGATATGACCATTGATATACAGAGTAAAGGGCTGATAAATGAACATCCCACCATGGTGAATTTTTAACCTCACTGTTTGTTCTTCGGTTGGcctgaaaaaaaatgatagtaataagaaaacaaaattctttTACACAGTAAAACCCACTTTATATGtccattcaataaataaaaaacatgaacGAAAAGACAGcccaaaacatgaataaaacCCACATGAACCAAACAACCCCACAAGAAAACAAAAGCCAAAATCGCGAGGAATGCATAAGGGaccacaacaaaacaaaaacatccaCACACCCCGTGGAGTCCaaaacttgaataaaaaattaacactcACGTGGAAAACACATCGTGGACCACATCAACCAAACAACCGCACAAAGGGATCACAACCATCCACCATGGTTATATACAAAAATCTTCAATACAATAACCTAACTTACCTGCAAAAGTATTGGCGTTCCATCTCCTTACGATTATCGTGATGCTCACGCGCACAAAGTCACAAACCTTCCACACCTCCCCTTGTTCAAAAAGCAAGTGACGATGACTTCCACTGAAACGGAAGCCCAAAATCGCGAGGAAGACCAttgttcactactaaaaaatagcGCTTTAGCGACCGACAAATTTCGTCGCTAAATCATTAAATTCGGTCACTATTAGTATTAGTAACCGAAATAGCGACCGAACCCATTACGTTGCAAAAACCCAAGTCGCTAAGTCCGTTGTAACCAAATTTATTTTCGGCTGCTATTTAGCGACCAAACTAGTGAtgcactaaaataataatttcggTCACTATGGAGTTGGTTGCTATTTTGCTTGGGACCAGTTCTGTAACCGACATTGTCTGTCGCTAATTCGGTCGCTAATATgcagttatattttaaatttaaaataaaatcaaaaaatatctagTCTCTATTTCAGTCACtatcatataattaaacttaaatataaactaaattCAAAAGGAGTTTGGTCGCTATTTCGGTCGCTAttgaataatcaattttaatatatactttaaaaaaaggcCATTCGGTCGTGAATTCGGTGGCTGAATttgcaataaaatatatttcggTCGCTAATGAGGTTGCTAGTATATAATTTCTTTCAGAATTTAATGGATATCGGTTGCTAATTCGGTcgctatttaatattaatttttttaatgcaaaattatgttgtatgttttgtttttcccGCTATTTAATATTTAGCGACCAAACTAGCGAtgcactaaaataataatttcggTCACTATGGAGTTGGTTGCTATTTTGCTTGGGACCAGTTCTGTAACCGACATTGTCTGTCGCTAATTCGGTCGCTAATATgcagttatattttaaatttaaaataaaatcaaaaaatatctagTCTTTATTTCAGTCACtatcatataattaaacttaaatataaactaaattCAAAAGGAGTTTGGTCGCTATTTCGGTCGCTAttgaataatcaattttaatatatactttaaaaaaaggcCATTCGGTCGTGAATTCGGTGGCTGAATttgcaataaaatatatttcggTCACTAAAGATTCCTAAAGTGCaaattcaaagttttcaaagtttaatCAAATGCAACGTAAAAGTTAATAAAGTTCAAATTCATAACTAACGTGGCCTAATCAAAGTAAAGTAAACAATAACTAGAGTCAATGATCATTTTCCATGTCATAAGGACGATCAACCTGAGTATCATTAACATGGTGGTCTGTTCCATCTGCTATGGTAGGTGATAGACTAGGAGCTGGTATGATAGgctgaatatgcaagtgttgtaGTATACGTTGCATTTGCTCATTTTGTTGACGAATTTGCTcattttgttgttgcatctgTTGTCGCATCTCCTGACTTTGGTGGTCATGATTCTCCATCATCTGCAACATCTTTTTCCTCAAGTGTCTTCTCCTTATTTGCCTTTGCCAAAAACTCAGCattcaatttattaattgtcTCACGCATTTCCTCTATTTGGTCTTCCACAGGAGCAATAAAAGTAGATGGAGCTGATTTTGAGCAACTAAACCTTTTGCTCAAAGTACCTAGGCCGTACACGTTCCCCTTGTAATTTGGACCTCCAAcaacattcaaatatatttcattatcaTTAACAGAAGTAGTAGTGTTAGGGGAACCCTGTGTAGATGTGCCTTCCTCTGTTGAACGTTGTAAGATTTCATCTCGATAATGTTGATATTTCTCCTTCAATATAAAGTGAGGtatgaaaataaattgttaaatgtgTAGACATATAAGGATTAATATTCAAGAAAACCATCACTAATAcaggaaaaaaataactttaatctACTATAGTAGGCTTCAAAGTTTATACTAGCCAATCACAAACATTTAACACTAACTAAAGAAAAGCAAATCAAGATGTGTAAATAGGTTCAAGAGATATTCATCAAAGGTAAGAGTTCATTTATAATACCAGGcactatatatcaaataaaGTGATAGGATTAGAAGAAACAACTTACAACAAATTCACGGGACTTGTCATTGACCCATTCTCCCGACTTCAATTTCTTAGTTTTCTCCATCACCTCCCAAGAAGTTGGTGGTCTTTAAAACTCCTTTGACTacataaatttaagaaattaaaattgtaaaacatttaattaattacactgaattgaaaatcaatgaagtatacatacatatatgcatacatacatacatacatacatgcatatatatGAAGTAAAATTACCAGCTTTTCAAAGTGAGTTGCAGTAGATATGGAACCACCACAGTATGCTGAGGCTCCTCTATCAATAGATCGATTCGCCTTGGCAGTGGAGCTATTGTTTAGGAAATCTGTAGAACCCCAATGTTCGTCCAAGGTTGCTCGAACATTAGCTGTTATCCACTTTCCTTTATCTTGACCATTTCTAATCTTGTTCATTGCACTTTTTAAAATACATGACCTTTTGTCTCAAAAACAGCTCTAATGGCTCGCTCTTCTTGTGGGTGCCACCTATACTCTTTCTgcaaaaaatatgaaacaagaactaaattagaaatcatacaagaaacaataaattttaaattacaccATAATTCAAGTTACCTTAAACTCTCCAAACCACCTATCGCGAAGGTCAACTGACACATTCAACCAACTTGGAGCTAGTTCATCAAATTTTGCCTTaataatatttgatatgatattACAACACCCATATGTTGGTTGAAACCTATGTACAAAGACATTGTCAATAccatatttaaaaaacattttaagaaaattattagttaaataaaatgCACTTACTCTCCTTTATATGCACGAATGAAAGGCCTTTCATTAACAATATGTTCATAATTTGGATTTGTTGGGTACTCAGGTGTAACAGAATCATCTGGTGCTGAAGGTGAAGCATCTCTAACAGGGGTAGTAGGAATTGACTCCCTTACAAAGGTAGGATTTGGTTGGTCTTGAGCTGTAGGAAGTGTGTTTGGAGTCTGTGCAACAACATGAATCATCGACTCTCAGGTTGATATGTGAATGGATGAGGGGGAAGGATTGGCGGTAATTGGAGCTCTCAAACTGTGGGTACCACATCTTGTACCACGATTAAATGTTCTACGACCACTACCTCTACCTCTGTCTGCCatctgcattttttattttcttacacatgtatatatatatatatatatatatatatatataatgtttaagaacaaataaataaaaaatgaagtatcACAAGCAATACACTTTAGTAAACAAATAAATCCAACTTGTTAATGAAAACTCACAAAAACATGTTTTCTACACCAAAATATGTCACTTATCTTCTCTTTCATATTCACTACAAGAGTAAAAGTAATAATTATCACAAAACACAATCATACAAATGTAAaactacacacacacacacacactgaaCATAAGGCATGCAATATATTtaagaacaataaataaaaagtgaagtGCCACAAGCAATACACTTTAGTAACCAAATAAATCCAACTTGTTAATGAAAGCTcacataaaaatgttttatacaaCAAAATATGTCACTTATCTTCTCTTTCATATTCACTACAAGAGTAAAAAACATGCAATCAACTTTAATCTATGAATTACCTAAGAAGTATTTGTATCATCAAAATCACTCTCGATGTCATTCTCACTTAACATGCATTCATCCTTGTCTGGTTCGATCAAGCCTAGTTGTTTGAGTAAATCTGCATCTATCTCTTCTCCACCTCCATCAACATCCGCAAGAGATTCATTAATGACATCAGGGTCAAGTTCCAACACTTCTTGAAGCCCTACAAGCTCATCATCTTGGTATGGAGCCTCTTGTTCAATTTCACTTACTATATTGTCAGTGATTCTGCTGGGAGCTTTTGTCTTCATTATGGCTAACCATCCTCGATGTCCCTCAGGATATGTTGTGTAATAAACTTGTTCTGCTTGTTGTGCAAATATGAATGGGTCATATGCTTtagtatatcttttttattgtcTTACTTCAACAATGCCATACATTTTATCTACTTGTGTCCCTATATAAGGAGTATTATCAAACCTATCACACTTGAATAGAACTAACTTCATCAATGGGATGCCAGTATACTCCAATTGAATAATATCATACAACATTCCATAAAAATCAGATTCTAGTTGGCCATCAGTTCCCCATACGTAAACACCATAATTAGAAGAATTCGTGCCTTCATTCCAACTAATTGTTTCAAATTTGTATCCATTTATAATGTAGATAGGCCATGATTCAACTTTTCTCTTAGGTCCCCATGCCAAATTAACcaatattgaatcttgaatattattttctggATTTAGAacctaaaaaatttaacaattaacacCATATATAACATCGTATCATTATGGAAGAAATgttatttcaataatatataagGTATTAACCTACATATTGCTTGAACCATGCAGGAAAGTTGGAGGAAATGTCTTGGTTAAGTTGAGCATTCGAAGTAGTGGGATTCAACTCCCTTAAAAAATTCTCATAAATACtggaaaagagaaaacaaattagTCAACGTAAAAAGcataacatcattaaaatattaattagagttataaaagtattaaaatcatCTTACTCTAAATATGGCTCAAGCTCTGGACAATTTTGAAGAACGTACAAGTGAGCAACATGAACATCAACTTGGtccaaaaaatatgttttggattTACCACTCGCTCTTCCTGgataattgaaaattgatataGGAGGAGAAGATGAAGAACCTTCATCCGCATCAACATTTTGAGGCATCCTAGTCCTTCTTGTTGCAATTAGATCAGGATAGTAAAACGAGGCAAAGGTAGATGTCTCCTCCACTAAGTACGCTTCACAAATCGATCCCTCAACTCTAGCTTTATTCTTGACTTTATTTTTGAGGGAGTGCAAAAacctaaaattaatatgaataagtattttttttaaaatgactatACGTATATAATACAATGGTGTATAAATTATTACTCATTTTATACATCTCAAAAGGATACATCCAACGATATTGGACTGGACCACCAAGTCTTGCCTCATAAGGTAAATGAACTGGAAGATGCTCCATTGAATCAAAGAAGCTTGGTGGGAATATTTGTTCTAACTTACACAACAACACAAGTATGTTATTTTCCATAATTCTTAGTTGCTCAACATTTAAAGTTGTCGAAGTTAGTTCTCTGAAAAATTGGCTAAGTTCAACAAATGGCTTCCAAATAGGTTTTGGTAATGAGTCAAATGCAATTGGAAGCAACCGTTGCATGAAAACATGACAATCATGACTTTTCATTCCATGAATTTTTCTCTTGTTAAGATCCACACACCGACCTAAATTGGAGGCATAGCCATCTGGTAACTTTAGTTCTTTGACCCATTTAAGAACAACGAGTCTCTGGGATTTGGTCATTGCATAAGCTGCCTTTGGTTTAAAGAACTTGTCACGACCAACATCTACCAGCTCAAGCTCCTTCCAATTACATATTTCTGCTAAATCCATTCGAGCATTGTGTGTATCCTTGCTTTTTCCATTGATGTCCATCACAATGTTAAAGACATTCATAAACACATTTATTTCTGTGTGCATGACATCAATGTTATGACCCAGAAGCTGGGTTTTCCAATATGGTAACaaccaaaatataatttgtttcttCCAATTATGTTCAACACCATAACCAAgaaaatctttttcttcttgcgACTCAAGGCAGAGCGATAAATGTGCAACTTTATTCCAAACATCAAGACTAGACAAACGTGGAGGAGGGGGTGAGGTCTCAATGCGACCCTTCTTGAATGACATTTTATTCCTCCTATATGCATGATTAAGCAGAAGAAATTGGCGATGACAATCAAAATAACAGATCttgtgaaaatttaaatttgtgaatgCCTTTGATCGTTCCATACATATGGGACAACCAAGTCTACCAGCAGTTGTCCAACTTGACAACATCCCATAAGCTGGGAAGTCATTGATTGTCCACATCAAAGCAgccttcataaaaaaattttgcTTCAATGACACATCAAAAGTTGGCATGCCATCATTCCATAAGGTGCATAAGTCATCTATGAGTGGTTGCAAGTACACATCAATCTTGTGCCTTAGATCTGATGGACCTGAAATTAAGAcagttaaaaacataaattctcTCTTCATGCACGTGCCAGGAGGAAGATTGTATGGAGTTAAGATAATCGGCCAACAAGAGTAAGTCTTCCCAAATTGACCAAAAGGACTAAATTCATCTGAACGTAATCCCAATCTAACATTCCTAGGGTCCTGACTAAATTTTGGATGCATTCTATCAAAATGTTTCCACGCTTCACCATCAGATGGATGACACATGACATGCGGGTCCCTCTGATTTTCACTATGTCATCTCATGTGAGATGCAGTGGCCATTGAAGAGTACAATCTTTTTAGTCTTGGAATGAGTGGAAAGtaccacatttttttaataggaaACTTCTTTTCAATTCCTCTCCTATTAACCGTCAAGTACCGATCACTTTTACAAAAAAAGCAATTGGTTATACTCTTATCTGAATTTTCTTTGTAATACAACATGCATCCGTTCGGGCAACAATCAATTTTCAAACAACCGAGACCCAATTTCTGCACTGACCTCTTAGCTTGATAAAAATTACTAACCATAGTATTGTTTTTTGGCATGGTGTCGCCCATAAGTTGAACCATACGATTAAAACACCCTTCTGACATATTATAATCAGATTTCAAGCTAAGACAGGCCAAAGAAGCTGACAATTCTGAATGATGCTCGCATCCTTCCCACAATGGTGTTTGAGCAGTTGCAAGCATATCAAAGAACTTTTGAGCTTCAGGATTAGGATTCTCCTTCATGCATTCTGTCTCAATTACACCCTGTTGTTCTATGTATTGGTCAATTGATGGTTCAGCATGATCCATGATCATTTGCTCATAAGGATTCAATTATTTCCTTTGCCTACCACTTTCATAGTAGGAACCTTGCAACACTATGGGAGGAAATCGTGGTAACTCTTCACCGTGTAGGCATGGCAGCGGAACCCGACCCCGTGAGAACCGAATCGAATCTGCCCCGACTTTGACGGATAAAAACCGCGTTGACTGGGTTCGGGGTCGGGTTTGGGTTTTCCCCGATAACCCAAAACGGGGGCGGGGGCGGGTATAGGATTACAGATATCCGCCCCGACCCCGACCCGCCTCAatgttataatttgaaaaacctAATTCCTAAAGGCTAAATCTTATTTTGTGCCGCTACTGCAGCTCTCAGTCCTCACTCCTCACATTGCTAAACCTAAATCTTATTTTGCGCCGCTACAACTACTGCAGCTCTCAACCTCTCAGTCAAGGAGAAGTGGAGAACGTGAGGCCGCTCAAGAGAGGACGCAATGAAGGTTCCTtcttattcattcattcataaatttattttaatctctgCTTATTAGATCTGAAACGCTTCTAGATTTAAGTTTATCGTCTCTATGTAGAAAGTGTGATTTATGCGATAGATCCCAATGCATAGAATCTACATCTAAGAGAAATAGTTTTAGTTAAAAAGCTTCTGATGTGCTTTTTCCTTGTTTGGATTTTTACTTGACCTGCTTCcttttattgattaatattcaagctgaaattttttatatttgagaacTGAAATAAATAATCTTGGATTTATTACAATAATGAACTTACTGTATCGGTATGGTTTTTGAGCCTTGGTTGAATTGAATTGCATGCCACGGTTGCAAGTGTTTTATGTGATGCATTCCATTGCGATGCTTGTGCTTATTCTGGTTCGAGctattttatattgtttgaaTTGAAGTAACATTTTCCTGTTGTAGCTTAAGATTAATATATCCCATGCGGACAATTTCTCTTGTTTTGGGTAGTTCTGTGAACAAATagtatttatttgttatgtgtATATTAGTTGGTACTTGGTAGATTAGAGAGGGACTTGATACATACTTAGAAGATCTCACTAGCTGATTTCACACGTTTTGAAATAGTCTTTACAAGCTAAATCTTCTTCAATTCCTTCATTGAAG encodes the following:
- the LOC114371642 gene encoding uncharacterized protein LOC114371642 — its product is MDHAEPSIDQYIEQQGVIETECMKENPNPEAQKFFDMLATAQTPLWEGCEHHSELSASLACLSLKSDYNMSEGCFNRPSDLRHKIDVYLQPLIDDLCTLWNDGMPTFDVSLKQNFFMKAALMWTINDFPAYGMLSSWTTAGRLGCPICMERSKAFTNLNFHKICYFDCHRQFLLLNHAYRRNKMSFKKGRIETSPPPPRLSSLDVWNKVAHLSLCLESQEEKDFLGYGVEHNWKKQIIFWLLPYWKTQLLGHNIDVMHTEINVFMNVFNIVMDINGKSKDTHNARMDLAEICNWKELELVDVGRDKFFKPKAAYAMTKSQRLVVLKWVKELKLPDGYASNLGRCVDLNKRKIHGMKSHDCHVFMQRLLPIAFDSLPKPIWKPFVELSQFFRELTSTTLNVEQLRIMENNILVLLCKLEQIFPPSFFDSMEHLPVHLPYEARLGGPVQYRWMYPFEMFLHSLKNKVKNKARVEGSICEAYLVEETSTFASFYYPDLIATRRTRMPQNVDADEGSSSSPPISIFNYPGRASGKSKTYFLDQVDVHVAHFIYENFLRELNPTTSNAQLNQDISSNFPAWFKQYVLNPENNIQDSILVNLAWGPKRKVESWPIYIINGYKFETISWNEGTNSSNYGVYVWGTDGQLESDFYGMLYDIIQLEYTGIPLMKLVLFKCDRFDNTPYIGTQVDKMYGIVEVRQ